From Cucumis melo cultivar AY chromosome 1, USDA_Cmelo_AY_1.0, whole genome shotgun sequence, a single genomic window includes:
- the LOC103492625 gene encoding RAN GTPase-activating protein 1, protein MDSSTQTFQPRVMSIKLWPPSQSTRFMLVERIIKNLTTPSIFSRKYGLLSKEEAEEDAKQVEDMAFATANQHFEKEPDGDGSSAVQIYAKESSRLMLDILKRGPRVKEDGEVLISEKPATRGTVFDISGGRRAFIDADEAKELLEPLKDPGNLFTKICFSNRSFGLDAARVAEPILLSIKDRLTEVDLSDFIAGRSEGDALEVMNIFSAALEGCDLRYLDLSNNAMGEKGVRAFGSLLRSQKNLEELYLMNDGISEEAARAVRELIPSTDKLRILQFHNNMTGDEGAVAISEIVKGSPALEDFRCSSTRVGSEGGVALAEAIGTCTRLKKLDLRDNMFGVEAGIALSKSISSFPGLTEIYLSYLNLEDEGAEALANALKDSAPSLEVLEIAGNDITAKGAASIAACVATKQFLSKLYLAENELKDDGVILIGNALQDGHGQLSEVDFSTNSIRRAGARFVAQILVQKPGFKLLNINSNYISEEGIDEVKEIFKNSPNMLGPLDENDPDGEDYDEDAEENGDHDDELESKLKGLDIKREE, encoded by the coding sequence ATGGATTCTTCAACCCAGACATTCCAACCTCGTGTAATGTCAATTAAATTATGGCCTCCAAGCCAGAGCACTAGGTTCATGCTCGTAGAACGAATCATCAAAAATCTTACAACACCCTCCATTTTTTCCCGGAAGTATGGCTTATTAAGTAAAGAAGAAGCTGAGGAGGATGCCAAGCAAGTAGAAGATATGGCTTTTGCAACTGCAAACCAACACTTTGAGAAGGAGCCAGATGGTGATGGAAGCTCTGCAGTTCAAATTTATGCCAAAGAATCTAGCAGGCTTATGCTGGATATATTGAAAAGAGGTCCTAGAGTAAAGGAGGATGGAGAGGTATTAATATCTGAGAAGCCTGCTACTCGAGGAACGGTTTTTGATATATCAGGAGGACGAAGAGCATTTATTGATGCAGATGAGGCTAAGGAGCTATTAGAACCCCTTAAAGATCCTGGGAACCTGTTTACTAAGATCTGCTTTAGTAATAGAAGTTTTGGCTTAGATGCTGCTCGTGTTGCTGAACCGATCTTGTTGTCCATCAAAGATAGGTTGACAGAAGTTGACCTATCAGATTTCATTGCTGGAAGGTCAGAGGGGGACGCTCTTGAAGTTATGAACATTTTCTCTGCTGCATTAGAAGGTTGTGATTTAAGGTATCTAGACCTTTCAAACAATGCCATGGGCGAGAAGGGTGTCCGAGCATTTGGATCACTTTTGAGATCACAGAAAAATTTGGAGGAGCTTTATTTGATGAATGATGGTATTTCAGAGGAAGCTGCAAGAGCAGTTCGTGAGTTGATTCCATCCACAGACAAGCTTCGTATTCTTCAGTTCCACAATAATATGACGGGAGatgaaggtgcagttgcaatTTCCGAAATTGTAAAGGGTTCTCCTGCATTGGAGGATTTCCGTTGTTCCTCAACAAGGGTAGGTTCTGAGGGAGGGGTAGCTCTAGCTGAAGCTATTGGTACTTGTACCCGTCTCAAAAAGCTTGATTTGCGTGACAACATGTTTGGGGTGGAAGCTGGAATTGCTTTGAGTAAATCCATATCTTCCTTTCCAGGTCTAACTGAAATCTATCTTAGTTATCTGAACTTGGAGGATGAAGGAGCTGAAGCATTGGCTAATGCTCTTAAAGATTCCGCTCCGTCACTTGAAGTACTAGAAATAGCTGGAAACGATATAACTGCAAAAGGCGCTGCTTCAATAGCAGCATGTGTAGCAACAAAGCAATTCCTCAGTAAATTATATTTGGCTGAGAATGAACTGAAGGATGATGGTGTGATTTTGATTGGCAACGCACTCCAGGATGGACATGGTCAATTGAGCGAAGTTGACTTCAGCACAAATTCAATACGAAGGGCTGGGGCAAGATTTGTAGCACAAATATTAGTACAGAAGCCAGGATTTAAGCTGCTAAACATCAATTCCAATTATATATCTGAAGAAGGAATCGACGAAGTGAAGGAGATATTTAAGAATTCTCCTAATATGCTTGGGCCTTTGGATGAGAATGATCCAGATGGAGAAGACTATGATGAAGATGCTGAAGAGAATGGTGATCATGATGACGA